A DNA window from Mus pahari chromosome 13, PAHARI_EIJ_v1.1, whole genome shotgun sequence contains the following coding sequences:
- the LOC110330885 gene encoding protein FRG2-like, whose protein sequence is MDSETPHPDPSCQPLDLPTRPLSTSDRTSGSELSKNEQRSSQSDSNSRKHTEESAQMVGTHRKRRHSSEDSSQVRTGNESSSQGKRRHKTSAKKAEPKANGHQDGLAHCPEPQGTDPPPIRKSLVNFLRGKSEEIYRVTVQMQAQQHGSRLSPEQLSELRQLSETLTAMAHAFYSMANQAGFAFPAEGWLVPAPMPAPQEPSGKESQSPLVEGGEKMTDPASPSDKSRAKAMRPS, encoded by the exons ATGGATTCAGAAACACCCCATCCAGACCCTTCCTGTCAACCACTGGACCTCCCTACCAGGCCACTGAGCACCTCTGACAGGACATCAG GATCAGAACTAAGTAAAAATGAGCAGAGGTCCAGCCAGTCAGACAGCAATTCCAGAAAGCACACTGAAGAATCAG CTCAGATGGTGggaacacacaggaaaagaagaCACTCGTCCGAGGACTCCAGCCAGGTCAGAACAG GAAATGAGAGCAGCTCCCAGGGGAAAAGGAGACACAAGACTTCAGCAAAGAAGGCTGAGCCAAAAGCCAATGGTCACCAAGATGGATTAGCCCATTGCCCAGAACCTCAGGGCACAGACCCACCACCGATTCGGAAGAGCCTGGTGAACTTTCTGCGGGGCAAGTCTGAGGAGATTTACAGAGTCACAGTCCAGATGCAGGCACAGCAGCATGGCTCCCGGCTCAGCCCTGAGCAGCTCTCTGAGCTCAGACAGCTCTCAGAGACTCTGACTGCCATGGCGCACGCCTTCTACAGCATGGCCAACCAGGCAGGCTTTGCCTTCCCTGCTGAGGGCTGGCTTGTGCCAGCTCCCATGCCTGCCCCTCAGGAGCCGTCTGGCAAGGAATCTCAGAGTCCTttggtggagggaggagagaagatgacAGATCCTGCCAGCCCATCAGACAAGTCCAGAGCCAAGGCCATGAGACCCTCCTAA